The Rhizophagus irregularis chromosome 2, complete sequence genome contains a region encoding:
- a CDS encoding Splicing factor 3B subunit 4, whose amino-acid sequence MARPTEERNQDATVYIGNLDERCTEALIWELMLQAGPVVNVHLPKDRVTQTHQGYGFCEYMSEDDADYAIKIMNQIKLYGKPIRVNKATSDKKNLDVGASLFIGNLDPDVDEKMLYDTFSAFGVIVQTPKIARDPDTGNSKGYGFISYDNFDSSDAAIDAMNGQYLMNKPITVSYAFKKDGKGERHGSAAERLLAAQAKKNQSLPNRLFADVRPPTVPPPMIGVRAQIPASPQQINTGMSRPGIPPSIVSPTNVYGGYHAPGTNTQTTTQPPPRPSMMNGASVRPPPPPTFGTSAPNPNRPSFPPPLRPSGPYGQYQGSTPSGQAPNSQG is encoded by the exons ATGGCTCGTCCTACAGAGGAACGCAATCAAGACGCTACGGTTTATATTGGTAACCTTGATGAACGTTGTACTGAAGCTCTGATTTGGGAGTTAATGCTTCAGGCAGGGCCCGTTG TCAATGTTCACTTACCAAAAGATCGCGTAACTCAAACACATCAAGGTTATGGGTTTTGTGAATATATGAGTGAAGATGACGCAGATTAtgctattaaaataatgaatcaaaTCAAACTGTATGGGAAGCCTATTCGTGTCAATAAA GCAACTTCGgacaaaaagaatttggacGTAGGCGCTTCATTATTTATAGGAAATTTGGATCCTGATgttgatgaaaaaatgttgtacGATACGTTCAGCGCTTTTGGTGTTATCGTACAGACTCCCAAG attgcAAGAGATCCCGATACTGGTAATAGTAAAGGGTATGGGTTTATTTCATATGACAATTTCGATTCTTCAGATGCGGCAATTGATGCAATGAACGGGCAATATCTGATGAACAAACCAATTACTGTATCATACGCGTTCAAAAAGGATGGTAAAGGCGAAAGACATGGAAGTGCTGCAG AACGGTTATTGGCAGCCCAAGCGAAGAAAAATCAAAGTCTGCCGAACCGTTTGTTTGCAGATGTTCGTCCACCTACTGTTCCACCTCCAATGATAGGAGTTCGCGCACAGATACCAGCTTCGCCACAACAAATAAATACTGGAATGTCTCGTCCTGGCATACCACCTTCAATCGTTTCTCCAACAAACGTGTACGGAGGATATCATGCGCCAGGGACAAACACACAAACAACAACACAACCACCGCCTAGACCATCTATGATGAACGGAGCGTCAG TTCGCCCACCGCCGCCACCTACATTTGGGACTTCGGCTCCTAATCCTAATCGGCCGTCTTTTCCGCCACCACTGCGTCCTTCAGGTCCTTACGGTCAATACCAAGGCTCCACTCCATCCGGACAAGCTCCAAATTCACAAGG gtaa